The Parolsenella catena region CGTCATACAGGATGCCGTTCCCCACGGATGCGCGTTCGAGTTCGCGCTGCCACGCTATGAGCTCACGGAAGGAACCCAGGAAGATGCCGACTGAATCGAGTCCCACGATTCTCGTAGTCGAGGATGACCCAACGATCAGAAACCTCATCCTAACGACTCTCGACACGCAGGGATTTCGCCACCTCAGCGAGAGCACCGGGAGAGGCGCCATTGCGGCGTCCGCCTCGAGCGCGCCGGACGTGGTCCTCCTCGATCTCGGGCTTCCCGACATCGACGGCATCGAGGTCGTCCGTGCCATTCGCAGCTGGTCTCAGATGCCCATCATCGTGGTATCCGCTCGAAGCGAGGACGCCGACAAGATCGGCGCGCTCGACGCAGGCGCGGACGACTACCTCACCAAGCCCTTCTCCGTGGGCGAGCTGCTGGCGCGAATCCGCACGACACTACGCCGTCTCAACTATCAGTCACCCGCGCAAGGACAAGAGCCTTCGATATTCCAGAACGGCGACCTGCGAATCGACTACACGGCAGGCATCGCATACCTCGGCGACGGGGAACTGCACCTGACGCCCATCGAGTACAAGCTCCTTTGCCTTCTGTCGCACAACGTCGACAAGGTCCTCACGCACAGCTTCATCCTGCACGAGGTCTGGGGCAACAACCACCAGGCGGACCTCGCCTCGCTTCGCGTCTTTATGGGAACCCTTCGCAAGAAGATCGAGCCCGACCCGGTTCACCCGCGCTACATCCAGACGCACATTGGCGTGGGCTACCGCATGATGCGCGTCGCGGATGAATAGGGCTTTCGGCTGGTGGTTCGAGCCGAATCGCAAGTAGGCTCGAGCTCGACCTGCAAGCTTCGTGTCTACACATATGCGAGCAAGGCAGATAAGGACGTATTAAGCGATTTACCTCGGTCTTTAGCCTATCTTTAGGTCACCTTCACACGTACTTTATGCCTGCGAGGTGTGGAATTGCCCACGCCCAAAATAGACTGAGAACCATTGTCCTCACGAGGATATCCTCCCCTTGCAACGGTGAAACAACCGTCGGTCGCACGCGTCAGAAAACGCATGCGCGAACAAGGAAAGGAGGGTCCTTGAACACCATGTCCGATACGCACGAGGAAGAGGTGCCGCAGATCGCGGCACTCACGAGCGACGCGGTATTCAAGTCGCTAGGCACGAGCCAAGCCGGCCTCGCGAGTGACCAAGTGAGCGAACTGCAGGCTAAGTACGGCAAGAACCTTATCCAGGCGGGTAAGAAGAAGTCGCCCATCCTTGCGTTCCTCTCAAACTTCACGCACCTTATGGCCATCCTCCTCTGGGTGGCCGGCATCATCGCCTTCGTGGCCGGCATGCCCGAGCTTGGCGTCGCCGTCTGGCTGGTCAACCTCATCAACGGTTGCTTCAGCTTCTGGCAGGAGCACCAGGCAGACAAGGCTACCGAGGCCCTGAAGAAGATGCTTCCGTCCTACGTCAACGTCATCCGCGACGGCCAGCAGGCCCAGGTCCTCGCGGAAGACCTCGTCCCCGGTGATGTCATGGTCCTTGCCGAGGGCGACAAGATCTCCGCGGACGGCCGCGTCGTGCGCGCGTCTGACCTCCAGGTCGACCAGTCGACGCTCACGGGCGAGTCGAACCCCGTGAGGAAGACCGCGGACGCCGTCCTCGAGGCCGACCTCACTGACGCCGAGACCCCCAACCTCGTCTTCGCCGGCACCTCGGTCTCCGAGGGCAACGGACGCGTCGTCGTCACCAAGATCGGTATGGCGACCGAGTTTGGCAAGATCGCCAGCCTCACGCAGAACATGGAGGACTCCGAGAGCCCGCTCCAGCGTCAGCTCGACCGTCTGACCAAGCAGGTCACCCTGTTCGCGCTCTGCATGGGCATCGTCTTCTTCCTCCTCGACGTGCTGTTTGTTCGCAATGGCCTAGCCTCGTCGTTCATCTTCGCCCTTGGCATGGTCGTGGCGTTCATCCCCGAGGGACTGCTCCCCACGGTCACGCTGTCCCTCGCCATGGCCGTCCAGCGCATGAGCAAGCGCAACGCCCTCGTGAAGAAGCTGAGCTCCGTCGAGGCCCTTGGCTCCACGAGCGTCATCTGCACCGATAAGACCGGCACCCTCACCCAGAACGAGATGACCGTCAACCACCTGTGGACCTGCGACCGCGAGTACGAGGTCACCGGCGTTGGCTATGCCCCCAAGGGCGAGATTCTCTGCGGCAAGGACAAGTGGGAGGCGGCCGACAACGAGGAGCTTCGCATGCTCGTCTCCGGTGGTGCCCTTTGCTCCAACGCACGTCTCGTAGAGCCGGACGAGGAGGGCGGCCGCTACACCGTCCTCGGCGACCCGACCGAAGCCTGCCTGCTCGTTAGCGCGCAGAAGGCCGGCCTTTCCCTCGAGGACCTCGAGCGCGAGATGCCTCGCGTGAGAGAGCTCCCCTTCGAGAGCCGCCGCAAGCGCATGACCACCATCCACCAGCTCAAGCGTCCGCTCGATGGCGCCAGCCGCGTCGCGTTCGTCAAGGGCGCTCCCAACGAGGTCGTCCGTCTCTCCGACAACTACCGCACTGACGGCAAGGTCATGCCGATGAGCGACGAGATGCGCAAGAGCATCATGGACGCTAACGACGGCTATGCCGCCAACGGCCTGCGCGTGCTTGCCCTCGCCTACCGTCCCCTGAACCCGGATGACACTTCCATCCCCCGTTCGATGAGCGACTACACGCCCGAGAACATCGAGTGTGGCCTCACCTTCGTCGGCCTCCTCGTCATGCAGGATCCGCCCAGGCCCGAGGTCGCCGACGCCGTGGCCGAGTGCCGTCGTGCTGGCATCCGCGTCGTCATGATCACGGGCGACTATGGCCTGACCGCCCTCTCGATTGCCCGCAAGATCGGCATCGTCCAGGGCCCGAACCCTCGCGTTTTCTCTGGCGTCGAGCTCGAGAAGACCTCTGACGACGAGCTCAAGGAGGCCCTGAAGGGCGAGGTCGTCTTCGCCCGCATGGCGCCTGAGCAGAAGCTGCGCGTCGTCGAGAACCTGCAGCAGATGGGCGAGATCGTCGCAGTCACCGGCGATGGCGTGAACGACTCCCCCGCCCTCAAGAGGGCTGACATCGGCGTCGCCATGGGCATCACCGGCACGGACGTGGCCAAGGAGGCCGCGGACATGATCCTGACCGATGACAACTTCGCCTCAATCGTCCACGCCATCGAAGAGGGCCGCGCGGTCTACGCGAACATCAGGAAGTTCATGCTCTACATCCTGAACTCCAACGTGCCCGAGGCTGTCCCCTCTGCGATCTACCTGCTCTCCGGTGGCGCCGTGCCGCTGCCACTCACGACGATGCAGATCCTCACCATCGACCTTGGCACCGACATGCTGCCCGCCCTTGGTCTTGGCACCGAGCCTCCCGAGGCTGACGTCATGGCCAACCCGCCTCGCAACCCCAACGAGCCGCTGCTCTCCGGCAAGGTCATGCGTAAGGCCTTCCTGTGGTACGGAATGCTCGGCGCCCTGTTCTCCTTCGCTGCGTTCATGTTCTGCCAGGTCATGAACGGCTGGCACCCCGGTATCGAGATGTTTGGCGTGGGCAACGACCTTGATCCGATCTACGTCCGTGCGACGACCATGGCACTTGCGGCCATCGTCTTCACGCAGATCGGCGAGGTCTGGAACTGCCGCACGGAGACCGCATCCGTCTTCTCGGTGGGTCTGTTCTCCAACAAGCAGATCAACAAGGGTATTCTCTTCGAGATCGCACTCATCATCTTCATCACGCTGTTCCCGCCCTTCCAGAGCGTCTTCCACACCAGCCCGCTCGTCCTGAATGACTTCGTGTTCCTGGTGCTGCTGCCGCCCGTCATCCTCCTCCTCGAGGAGGCCCGAAAGGCCATCGTTCGCAAGAGGAACCACATCGATCGCAACGGCGTCGCCATCAAGCAGGCACCGGAAAAGAGGTAAAGATGAAAGTTATCGTCGTAGGAATGGGCCGCATGGGCACGAGCCTCGCTCGCAAGCTCGACAGGCAGGGCTACGAGGTCTGCGCCATCGACCAGGACCCCGAGCGACTCAAGGCGCTCGGCCCCACGTTCGGCGGCCAGACCGTCGCGGGCGTCGGATTCGACCGTGAGGTCCTTGCTGCCGCCGGCATCGATCGTGCGAGCGCCGTCATCGCCTGCACCGCTTCTGACGAGACGAACATCGTCGTCGCCCGCATCTCCCGACAGACCTATCGCGTCCCGCGCGTCATCGCGCGCCTGTACGAGATCGGCAATGCCGAGACGTACCGCAGGCTCGGCATCCAGAGCATCTCGACCACCGACTGGGGCGTGAGGCGCGTCTGCGAGCTCCTGACCTTCAACGAGCTCGATGACGTCACCGGCATCGGTTCCGGCGACGTGCGCCTCGTTCGCGCCGACGTGCCGCCGATGCTCGAGGGCAGTCCCGTTCGCGAGCTCACCGCCATTGGCGAGATCAGCATCGTCGCCGTCTCTCACGACAACGAGACCTTCGTTCCCACCCAGGGCACGGTCCTCGACCACGGCGACATCATCTACGCCGCCGTCCAGGCGACCTCGGCAAGCAAGTTCCGCGCCATGCTCGGCATGACGGATTAGGAGGCTGTATGAACATCATCATTGTCGGCGGCGGCAAGGTTGGTTCCTACCTCGCCACTCTGTTGGGCAACCGCGGTTACAACGTTCGCATCGTCGAGTCAAGGAAGGCCGTTGCGCAGCGCCTCGAGGAGAAGCTGCCCGAGGGTTCCGTTGTGAGGGGCATGGGTTCGAGCCCGGATGTCCTCGAAGAGGCCGGCGTGCTCCAGGCCGACGTCATTATTGCCGTAACGGGCGATGACGAGGTCAACCTCGTGGTCGCGATGCTCGCCAAGATGGAGTACGGCGTGAATCGCGTCGTCGCTCGCGTGAACAACCCGGCAAACGCCTGGATGTTCGACGAGTCCATGGGCGTCGACATCGCCGTTGACCAGGCGGACATCATCACGAAGTCCGTCGAAGAGGGCCTCGACATGGAGGACGTCTTCACTATCATGCGCCTCGGCAAGGATGGTCACGAGATCGTCCAGGGCGAGATTCGCCCGCGCTCCGCGATGGTGGGCAAGTCGATTGCCGAGCTCCAGATTCCCGACGGCCTGGTCTTTGTCGCCCTCGAGCATGAGGGCAACATCCTCATCCCCAACGGTGACACCGCGTTTAGCGCCGGTGACCGTGTGGTCGCCTTCGCGAGCGAGCAGGGCAGGGACTTCCTGAGTCACTCGCTGCAGTAGGAAAGATCTTCGATAGGCCCCGCACCATTGCGTGGTGCATGACCGCCGGGACCAGCCACGGGCTGGCCTCGGCGGTTTTTTTGAGAGAGGCGGGTGCCGCTGGCCATGACATCGACGCCGGGTGCACTTGGAACCACGATGGAAAGACGCTACCGTAAGCGGGTCGGAATGCGAAGGAGACCAGCGATGACGAAGCCCAGCGGCGCCAAGCGCCACCACGATATGCCCCTGCCGGCCAAGCAGCAGCGCGGACGGCAGGCATTTGGCGGGCCCGCGCGCGCTGCGGGCATCGGCCCCAACAAGGCATGCGGCCACAAGGGCGGCATCCGCCGTCAGGGCTCAAAGCGCGGGTAACCTAGACCAACATCAAGAAGCCTGCAAAAGGGACTGTCCCTTTTGCAGGCTTCCTTTTGCAGGCTTCCTTTTGCAGCCATGCGGGGTTAGACGAGTTTGTCGTAGACCTCGGATTTTGGGATGCCAAACTGCTTGGCCAGGCGCTTTGCCAGAGCACTCTTGGGCTCTCCGGCATCAAGCCCCTCGGCGATGGCCTCCTCCAGAGTGGCAGGGCCAGAAGCGCAGGCTGCGCGCAGGCAAGAGAGCTCCTCCGCACTCGGGCCCTCCACGACGACGACGCATTCCCCTCGCACCTCGCCACGTTCACGAATGCGTCGCGCGAGCTCGCCAGAAAGGTCGCGCACGCATTCCTCATGAAGCTTCGTGAGCTCGCGCACGAGCGCCACGCGACGTGCTGGGAAAGCCTCGGCAATGGAATCGAGCGTCGCCACCACACGATGGGGACTCTCGTAAAACACAAGCGCGCCAGGAATCGGAGCGAGCTCAGCCAGACGACGCGCGCGCTCCCCCGCCTTTCTCGGCAGGAATCCCTCGAAGAAGAAGTGGTCCATCGCAAGGCCGCTCGCCACGAGGGCGCACGTTACGGCACTGGGCCCGGGGATGACCTCGACGGGCAGTCCCTCGTCGATCGCCGCGTCCACGAGTCGCTGGCCGGGGTCAGAGACGCCCGGCATGCCCGCGTCGCTCACGAACGCCACGCGCGCGCCGCCCGCCACGCGGGCGAGCACGCCCTCGACGCGGCTCGCGATGACGTTCTCGTCGCAGCGCTCGAGCGCAACGCGAATCCCAAAGCGCGCGAGCAGCTTGCTCGTGACACGCGTGTCCTCGCACAGCAGGACGTCCGCACCCCGCAGCGTCTCGAGCACGCGCGGCGAGGCGTCGGAGAGGTTTCCGATGGGCGTGCCCACGAGCGACAGCATGCCGCCCTCGCCGCCGCGCGCGTCCTTCTCGGCCACGTCCGTAGCCTCGACGTTGTTCTTCACTCGCTCCCCCATCTAGTCGAACATGCCCGTCTCGAAGCTCGAGAGCGCCACGCGCGCGTCCCAGCTCGAGAGCCTGCCTTCCGTCTTCCAGGTCTGGAAGAACCAGCCCGCGCAGCCGCCGAACGCGCCCATCTGCCCCGCGGTGTAGACGCGCTCAAGCGCGATGCGCCCCTCGGGCGTCATGCCGGCGTCCGCGAGCGGCAGCGCGCTCGACCACTCGCCCACCATGACGGGAAGCCCGCTCTTGCGGGCGCGCGCCACGTAGGCCGCCGAGGCGTCGGCGAGCTTGCGCACCCCGGCGGGGCCGGCCGCGTTCATCGACTCGGCATAGTGGTAGATGTGGCTGTCGAGCCAGACGTTGACGTAGCGTGCCGGCGACATGAACGCGCGCCAGGCGTCCGGCAGGCACGCGTCGTGCAGCACGAGCACGGGACGGGTGCCGGCGGCGTCTCGCAGCGCCTCGTAGGCGTCGCGGTAGAAGTTGCGCAGCAGGTGCGGCGGCACGCCCTCCACGAGCGAGAGGCCCCGGCGCGAGCGGCCCTGGACCTCGTCGATGGGCTCGATGCCCAGGAAGTTCTCGCGCGCGGCATAGCGCGAGGCAAGCTCGGCCACCACGTCGAGCATGCACTGGCGAAACGCGCCGATGTCCCCAAAGAAGCTCGCCGGAGAGGCCGCGTCCGCGCCCGGCGCCACGGCGACGTCGAGCAGCACCGAGACGCCCGCGGCCTCGGCCCAGTCAAAGGCGGCATCAACGTAGCCGATGCAGCCGGCCGAGGGGCCGGGCATGGGGCCATCCTCGCCAAAGACGAACCACGGGACCTGCAGACGCACGGCGTCGAAGCCGCGGGCCGCGATGCGGGCAAAGTCTCGCTCGTCCACGAACGTCTCTCGATGGCGCTCGATCATGTCCCGATAGCGGCCGGGCTCGATGCTGCCGGCAAGCTCGAGCTCGGTGAACGCGCCTGTGCCCGCGAACAGCGAGGGCGTCACCCACGGCTCGAGCACGAGCCAGCCGGAGAGGTTGACGCCATGCAACGGCCGGGCGGGCGCCTCCTGCGCGGCCGCCTCGCTCCTCTTGTTCCTGTGCCTCAGCATCTCAATTCCTCGTCTTCCCTGGTTTCGGCAGTGACAGTTGACCCCGTCCCCAAGCGTCACCTAGCGATACTCGATGCGCGCGATGCGAACGACCCAGTCGCAGCCGTACGTGAAGCCGTTGGCGTCGATCGTGAGCGTACCGCGGTCGCAGTCCTGCATGAACGGCACCTCGGCGCCGTCGTCGAGCCACGAGATGCGCGAGACCGGCCTCACGGCTCCCGTGAACGAGCGCAGGTTGGAACCCTCGCCGCCCAGCGTCACGTTCTCGTTGCCCACGATGGCGAGGTCATGCACGAACACGTAGCTCACGCCCGCCTCGGCGTCATCGAGCACGAAGTCGCGGATGCCGCCGTTTGCCACGAGCGCGCGGCTCGGGCGCGCCGTGTGGACGGAAGCGCCGGCCATGGCCATCCAGCGGCCAATGAGGCGCAGGTACTCGCGCTGCAGCGCCGAGATGGCGCCCGTGCCCGTGGGGCCGATGTTCACCAGCGCGTTCGCGCCGGCACGACGGGCGTTGGCGATGGTCTCGATGAGCTCGCGCGGGCTCTTGTAGTCGAGGTCGTTGGCGGCGCGTCCCCAGTGCTTGTTCGTGGTGACGGAGACCTCGCCGGCGACGTACTTTCCGTCCTCGGGCCCGTGGTTGACCTCGCCGGAGATGCGGCGCTCGTAGGTGGTGACGTCAATCTCGGGGTCGATGATCTTGCCGCGGTTCTTGAGGCCCGTGTTGTTGATGATGATGGCGTTGGGCTGGTACTTGCGGATGGTGCCGTACAGCTCGGGGAGCTTCCAGTCTGCGTCCTTCTTGTTCCAGTTGCCGTCGAACCAAAAGCCGCCGACCTCGCCGTAGTTCTTGCACAGGATCTCTACCGAGGCGCGCAGGTACTCGAGGTAGGCGTCGAAGTCCGTCTCGTAGAGCGGGCTGTGCCAGTCGTAGGTGGCCATGTAGAAGAACGGCTTGATGCCGCCGGCGTGGCACGCGTCCACGAACTCGCGGACGAGGTCGCGCCCGGCGGCGCTGTGCGGCGCGTCGAACGTGGACAGGCCGCACGTGTCGTAGAGGAAGAAGCCCTCGTGGTGCTTCGTCGTGAGCGTGATGTAGCCCGCGCCCATCTCCTTGGCGGCGGCCACGAGGTCGGCCGCGTCAAAGTCCTCGGCCGTGAACGTCTCGGCGAGGCGCTCGTACTCCTCGCGGGGACGCTCGTGAATGAACTCGGTCCACTCGCCGCACGAGAGCTGCGAGTACAGTCCCCAGTGCACGAACAGGCCCAGGCCCATGTCCTCATAGTCCTTGATGCGCGGCAGCGGCTCGCTCATGGCGTCTCCTTATCGTGCGGACCAAAGGGGACGGGTTCGTTTGGTCCGCCCCATCTGTCTGGGACCAAAGGGGACGGGTCCGTTTGGTCCGCCCCGTCTGTCGAGCCGGGACCAAGTGAACCCGTCCCCTTTGGTCCCTTTGGCTCCTTAGCTCAGCTCTCTCATGCCATGGTACAGCTGCCAGTACTCCCCGTGCTGCGCGAGAAGCTCCTCGTGCGTGCCGCGCTCGATGATTCTGCCGTGCTCGAGCACCATGATGGCGTTGGCGTTCCTCACGGTCGAGAGCCTGTGGGCGATGACGAACACGGTGCGGCCGGCCATGAGCGCGTCCATGCCACGCTCGATGAGCGCCTCGGTGCGCGTGTCCACCGAACTCGTGGCCTCATCGAGGATGAGCACGGGCGGGTTGGCCACGGCGGCTCGCGCGATGGCGAGCAGCTGCCGCTGGCCGGCCGAGAGGTTGGCGCCGTCGGCCGTCACGGGTGTGTCGTAGCCCTTGGGCAGACGTCGGATGAAGCCGTCGGCGTTGGCCGTGACGGCGGCGGCGCGCACCTCCTCGTCGGTGGCGTCGAGCTTGCCAAAGCGGATGTTGTCGGCCACGGT contains the following coding sequences:
- a CDS encoding response regulator — encoded protein: MPTESSPTILVVEDDPTIRNLILTTLDTQGFRHLSESTGRGAIAASASSAPDVVLLDLGLPDIDGIEVVRAIRSWSQMPIIVVSARSEDADKIGALDAGADDYLTKPFSVGELLARIRTTLRRLNYQSPAQGQEPSIFQNGDLRIDYTAGIAYLGDGELHLTPIEYKLLCLLSHNVDKVLTHSFILHEVWGNNHQADLASLRVFMGTLRKKIEPDPVHPRYIQTHIGVGYRMMRVADE
- a CDS encoding cation-translocating P-type ATPase, translated to MSDTHEEEVPQIAALTSDAVFKSLGTSQAGLASDQVSELQAKYGKNLIQAGKKKSPILAFLSNFTHLMAILLWVAGIIAFVAGMPELGVAVWLVNLINGCFSFWQEHQADKATEALKKMLPSYVNVIRDGQQAQVLAEDLVPGDVMVLAEGDKISADGRVVRASDLQVDQSTLTGESNPVRKTADAVLEADLTDAETPNLVFAGTSVSEGNGRVVVTKIGMATEFGKIASLTQNMEDSESPLQRQLDRLTKQVTLFALCMGIVFFLLDVLFVRNGLASSFIFALGMVVAFIPEGLLPTVTLSLAMAVQRMSKRNALVKKLSSVEALGSTSVICTDKTGTLTQNEMTVNHLWTCDREYEVTGVGYAPKGEILCGKDKWEAADNEELRMLVSGGALCSNARLVEPDEEGGRYTVLGDPTEACLLVSAQKAGLSLEDLEREMPRVRELPFESRRKRMTTIHQLKRPLDGASRVAFVKGAPNEVVRLSDNYRTDGKVMPMSDEMRKSIMDANDGYAANGLRVLALAYRPLNPDDTSIPRSMSDYTPENIECGLTFVGLLVMQDPPRPEVADAVAECRRAGIRVVMITGDYGLTALSIARKIGIVQGPNPRVFSGVELEKTSDDELKEALKGEVVFARMAPEQKLRVVENLQQMGEIVAVTGDGVNDSPALKRADIGVAMGITGTDVAKEAADMILTDDNFASIVHAIEEGRAVYANIRKFMLYILNSNVPEAVPSAIYLLSGGAVPLPLTTMQILTIDLGTDMLPALGLGTEPPEADVMANPPRNPNEPLLSGKVMRKAFLWYGMLGALFSFAAFMFCQVMNGWHPGIEMFGVGNDLDPIYVRATTMALAAIVFTQIGEVWNCRTETASVFSVGLFSNKQINKGILFEIALIIFITLFPPFQSVFHTSPLVLNDFVFLVLLPPVILLLEEARKAIVRKRNHIDRNGVAIKQAPEKR
- a CDS encoding potassium channel family protein; translated protein: MKVIVVGMGRMGTSLARKLDRQGYEVCAIDQDPERLKALGPTFGGQTVAGVGFDREVLAAAGIDRASAVIACTASDETNIVVARISRQTYRVPRVIARLYEIGNAETYRRLGIQSISTTDWGVRRVCELLTFNELDDVTGIGSGDVRLVRADVPPMLEGSPVRELTAIGEISIVAVSHDNETFVPTQGTVLDHGDIIYAAVQATSASKFRAMLGMTD
- a CDS encoding NAD-binding protein; protein product: MNIIIVGGGKVGSYLATLLGNRGYNVRIVESRKAVAQRLEEKLPEGSVVRGMGSSPDVLEEAGVLQADVIIAVTGDDEVNLVVAMLAKMEYGVNRVVARVNNPANAWMFDESMGVDIAVDQADIITKSVEEGLDMEDVFTIMRLGKDGHEIVQGEIRPRSAMVGKSIAELQIPDGLVFVALEHEGNILIPNGDTAFSAGDRVVAFASEQGRDFLSHSLQ
- the rsmI gene encoding 16S rRNA (cytidine(1402)-2'-O)-methyltransferase; the protein is MLSLVGTPIGNLSDASPRVLETLRGADVLLCEDTRVTSKLLARFGIRVALERCDENVIASRVEGVLARVAGGARVAFVSDAGMPGVSDPGQRLVDAAIDEGLPVEVIPGPSAVTCALVASGLAMDHFFFEGFLPRKAGERARRLAELAPIPGALVFYESPHRVVATLDSIAEAFPARRVALVRELTKLHEECVRDLSGELARRIRERGEVRGECVVVVEGPSAEELSCLRAACASGPATLEEAIAEGLDAGEPKSALAKRLAKQFGIPKSEVYDKLV
- a CDS encoding glycoside hydrolase family 5 protein, with translation MLRHRNKRSEAAAQEAPARPLHGVNLSGWLVLEPWVTPSLFAGTGAFTELELAGSIEPGRYRDMIERHRETFVDERDFARIAARGFDAVRLQVPWFVFGEDGPMPGPSAGCIGYVDAAFDWAEAAGVSVLLDVAVAPGADAASPASFFGDIGAFRQCMLDVVAELASRYAARENFLGIEPIDEVQGRSRRGLSLVEGVPPHLLRNFYRDAYEALRDAAGTRPVLVLHDACLPDAWRAFMSPARYVNVWLDSHIYHYAESMNAAGPAGVRKLADASAAYVARARKSGLPVMVGEWSSALPLADAGMTPEGRIALERVYTAGQMGAFGGCAGWFFQTWKTEGRLSSWDARVALSSFETGMFD
- a CDS encoding alpha-L-fucosidase, producing the protein MSEPLPRIKDYEDMGLGLFVHWGLYSQLSCGEWTEFIHERPREEYERLAETFTAEDFDAADLVAAAKEMGAGYITLTTKHHEGFFLYDTCGLSTFDAPHSAAGRDLVREFVDACHAGGIKPFFYMATYDWHSPLYETDFDAYLEYLRASVEILCKNYGEVGGFWFDGNWNKKDADWKLPELYGTIRKYQPNAIIINNTGLKNRGKIIDPEIDVTTYERRISGEVNHGPEDGKYVAGEVSVTTNKHWGRAANDLDYKSPRELIETIANARRAGANALVNIGPTGTGAISALQREYLRLIGRWMAMAGASVHTARPSRALVANGGIRDFVLDDAEAGVSYVFVHDLAIVGNENVTLGGEGSNLRSFTGAVRPVSRISWLDDGAEVPFMQDCDRGTLTIDANGFTYGCDWVVRIARIEYR